A DNA window from Pogona vitticeps strain Pit_001003342236 chromosome 2, PviZW2.1, whole genome shotgun sequence contains the following coding sequences:
- the LOC144587275 gene encoding H-2 class II histocompatibility antigen, E-S beta chain-like — translation MRLGGLLVAGMMGILVPAYPRRAEIAAEPPAHFLHQVTSECYFQSNGSEAGSGPPPRVRFLERYFYDRQEFVRFDSDRGEYEAVTTLGEPDAQSWNSRREIVEDARKAVERFCSHNYGIYQPFARERKVQPLVEITPSENSPNTLLICTVDRFFPSKIKITWFRNRKEEDESRVFTTDLIRNGDWTYQIALMLEVQPERGDVYACQVEHASFPEPISVQWEPQSDSAKNKMWTGVAGFVLGLVFLAPGLILYLKNKKGHVIPQPSVALMD, via the exons ATGCGTTTGGGGGGCCTGCTGGTGgcggggatgatgggaattttaGTCCCGGCCTATCCCCGGAGGGCGGAGATCGCGGCGGAGCCCCCAG cgcaTTTCCTGCACCAGGTGACCTCCGAGTGTTACTTCCAGTCCAACGGGAGCGAGGCCGGATCGGGCCCTCCTCCGCGGGTGCGCTTCCTCGAGCGCTACTTCTACGACCGGCAGGAGTTCGTCCGCTTCGACAGCGACCGCGGGGAATACGAGGCGGTCACGACCCTCGGGGAGCCCGACGCCCAATCCTGGAACAGCCGGAGGGAGATCGTGGAGGACGCGCGGAAGGCGGTGGAGCGCTTCTGCTCCCACAACTACGGCATCTACCAGCCCTTCGCCCGAGAGCGGAAAG TTCAGCCCCTGGTGGAGATCACCCCCTCGGAGAACTCCCCGAACACTTTGCTGATTTGCACCGTGGACAGATTCTTCCCCTCGAAGATCAAAATCACCTGGTTCCGAAATAGGAAGGAGGAAGACGAGAGCCGAGTGTTCACCACGGACCTGATCCGGAACGGGGACTGGACCTACCAGATCGCGCTGATGCTGGAGGTCCAGCCGGAGCGGGGAGACGTCTATGCCTGCCAGGTGGAGCACGCCAGCTTCCCGGAGCCCATCTCTGTTCAGTGGG AACCACAATCGGACTCGGCCAAGAACAAGATGTGGACAGGAGTGGCAGGATTTGTGCTGGGGCTGGTCTTTCTGGCTCCCGGCCTCATCCTCTACCTGAAGAATAAGAAAG gccATGTCATCCCTCAGCCTTCAG TGGCCCTCATGGACTAG